ATAATGACATTGCTGATTTGTACGCGGAATTAGAAGTCGATTTAATGGAACACACATTTGTTTTCCGTGAATTTGACGACATTATTCCATTAGCAAAACGAATGGAAATTCCGTCGAATGTATCGAGTTCCTTCCACTTTTTTGAAGGAAAGTATTATTTGTATTTAGAGTTAATGGACGAAGAAGATGAAGCACTTGAAGCTTTTGAAAATTTGGCTAGCGTCGTACAAGAATATGCGACAGATTCTACCGTAACGATTCATCGTTTAGAAGAGTATGGGAAAGAAATTATCTCAGATGAAGTTTTCGACCATATTCGTAACTATTTTTAATAACAAGATGTTGTTGCACCGAATGTATCTTACATTCGGTGTTTTTTTATGCTTCTAATTCCATCTTGTTTCATTTTCACGTATCTCTGCACTAATGAACGTAAATATCCACTTTCTCGTTTGCCAGTTTCTGAGTAGATTTGTACAATGAAAAGAGGAGGTGAGAGATCATTCTTACAGCCATCACCGCGGAGGACCATCTCCTTTCTATTTCCCCAGAAATGTCGAAAGCGTCCTTAATTGAACTTCGGAAAACCACGATTTTTCACTGCCCCGCCTGTCTTCAGCCCGTGAAGTTGAAAGTGGGAAACGTGAAAATTGCACATTTTTCTCATACTCCATCAGCTACTTGTACTTCTTTCTTCTCCGAAAACGAATCACCTCACCATTTACAAGGGAAGTGGCAATTCTATTCCTTCTTTCAATCCTTAGGATATTCCGTTACGTTAGAGCACTATCTTCCTTCCATACAACAACGACCTGACCTTCTCGTTACGCGAAATGGTAGATCTATTGCGATCGAAGTTCAGCGTAGTACGATTCCAATCGAACACGTCAACGAGCGTACAAACGGCTACGCATCGATCGGGATCGAAACTTGCTGGATTTTAGCGCAATCGGTTAAAGTTCTATCTAACTATGATCATCAAGTGGTCCGTATTTCTCTTTCCGACTTTCAACAATCGTTCATTCACGACAATACATGCATCGTGTATGACGTGGAATTAAAAACATTCCATTACTACAGTTCGTTACACTACCTAGGAGGAAATCAATTTCTTGCGCGCCATTCGACACTACCATTAAGACTACAAACGTTTCCTTTTCGACAAGTGGGACAGTGTAGACCAGAAACAGTCGCTACACTTCATTCGAAATGGCAAGCGCGACGAATGATACACCTGCAGCAACTCATGAAACGAAATCGGCAAGGAATCCAGCATCCTATCTTACGAGCGTGTTATCAATTAGGCGTTTATCCAACCGAACTTCCTAACTACATCGGAATACCAATCGAAGGAGCTGAAATAATCCATCGTCACCCCGTTGAGTGGCAGCTTTTGTTGTATGAAGCACTATCTCATAACAGCCATATCTCGATTGAAACATTCTTCCAACACACGATGTCGCAACCTGGGACAGACAAAGTAGTGGACGTGGTCTTTCAGTATGCAGAATTTTTGCTAAAGGTAGTCCCTTTTCGACACCTCCCTTCAGTTGCAAAAAGGTGAGAATATTGAGAAAATAGTCTAGGTAACCGGTGATAAACCGGAATAAGGGGGATCATCATGACGACAAGTACAAAAAACAAATTACCAATCCGTTCAGAAGTACCAGAAGAATTAACGTGGAAATTAGAAGATATTTTCCCATCAAATGATGCATGGGAAAAAGAATTGACAGAAGTAAGTGAGCTAGCGGAGAAAGCGACACAATTTAAAGGAACGTTTGCAAGTGGCGCTGAAGCATTGTATGATGCGTTATCGTACAAAGATGATGTCATGGAACGAATTTACCGCTTGTACACATATGCACACATGCGTTATGACCAAGATACAACAAATAGTCATTACCAAGCGATGGACAGTCGTGTGAAATCATTACTCGTGAAAATATCTACGAACTTATCGTATTTCACACCGGAAATTTTAGCGCTAGACGAGTCTGTTATTGAGAAATATGTAAACACTCACGAAGGGCTAGCACTATATAAACAAGCATTGAGCGAAATCAATGAAATGCGACCTCACGTATTGCCAGCAGAACAAGAAGCAATTCTTTCACAACTTTCTTTAGTTGCAAACGCTTCTTCCCAAACGTTTGGCATGCTGAACAATGCTGATTTAACATTCCCAACGATTAAAGATGAGAATGGGGAAGAAGTAGAGCTCACACACGGTCGTTATACGAATTTCTTAGAAAGTGCCGATCCTCGCGTCAGAGAAGATGCATTTAAAGCGATGTACGACACGTACGGCAACTATCGGAATACATTTGCCTCAACGCTGTCTGGAAACGTGAAACGTGACAATGTGAATGCAGAAATTCGCCATTACGACTCTGCTCGACATGCTGCAATGTCGGAGAATTTCATTCCAGAGAAAGTGTATGACAATTTAGTTGGGACGATTAATAAAAACCTTCACTTGTTGCATCGATACGTGGACCTTCGCAAAAAAGTGTTAGGACTCGATGAACTTCATATGTGGGATCTTTACACGCCACTAGTGAAAGAAACGAAAATGGAAATTCCCTATGATGAAGCGAAAGAAATCATGTTAAAAAGCTTCGCGCCACTAGGGGAAGAATATGTTTCCATCGCGAAAAAAGGACTTGAGAATCGTTGGGTCGATGTTGTGGAGAATAAAGGGAAGCGTTCTGGGGCTTATTCATCAGGAGCATATGGGACGAACCCGTATATTCTCATGAACTGGCAAGATAACGTCAATAACTTATTCACATTGGCGCATGAATTTGGCCACTCTCTACACAGCTATTATTCCCAGTCGAACCAACCATTTGTCTATAGTGACTACTCGATTTTTGTGGCAGAAGTAGCTTCAACATGTAATGAAGCATTGCTAAACGACTATATGCTCAAAACGTTAGATGATGAGCAGCAACGTATTTATCTACTCAACTACTGGCTAGAAGGATTCCGCGGAACCGTTTTCCGCCAAACAATGTTTGCGGAATTTGAACACATCATCCATCAACTAGATCAAAACGGGGAAGCATTAACTGCTGACAAATTAACCGAAGAATACTACAATCTCAACAAAAAGTATTTCGGCGACAACATGGTAGTGGATGAACAAATTGGCTTAGAGTGGGCGCGAATTCCACATTTCTACTACAACTACTATGTGTATCAATACGCGACTGGGTACAGCGCTGCAGTCGCTTTAAGTAATCAAATACTTGAAGAAGGAGAGCCGGCAGTAGAACGTTATATTAACGAATTCTTAAAAGCAGGTTGTTCCGATACGCCGATCAATGTATTGAAAAAAGCGGGAGTCGACATGACATCCTCTTCACCAATTGAAGAAGCGTGTAAAGTATTCGAGGAAAAACTAACAGAACTTGAAAATTTATTACTAAAATAATTGCGAAAGCCTCTTTCTAAAATGAAAGGGGCTTTTGTTATTTCGATATAATTATGTGTCAATTTATCTAGAATTGTAAAATTCGTGAAAACGCTTTCTATATGACGAATTTGTGAAACCTGTTCAAATCCATTGAAGTATAAGTTATTTCGTGATATCTTTTACATGTGAAATAAATCACAACAAACATATACCCCTTTGTTTGAACGTGAACATTTCTCCCATCCCCTTTGTGAGAGTCGCATGAAAATGTGGCTCTTTTTTTTTTTTGCAAAAACTCTTGCGAAAAACCACAAAAAAAGCCTTGAAGATTTACTCTTCAAGACTCCCTATCAAGCATATTTTTTAATTCGCCAATGTGTCGTTTCTGGCTGAGGAATTCGCTCCAACTGTTGAAGTAGTGTACGCTTCTTTAATTCCCGTTCTGCCATGTACGGCGTCACACCGTAAATAGCAGCTACTTCGTGCGTTGATAACGTCTCATACCGATCAAACAACTCATCTAACGTTGGCGGTTCTTTTTCCACTAATTCTTCATTCACCATTTCTTGCAAAATGTGCTTATACACGTCGAAATCATACGTTCCAGAAACCTTTAATCCCTCATCCTCAATGTTTTCATTAAAAAACACCAACGTCGGAACTTCTGTCACTTCCATTTCACGCGTAATATATAAATCGCACTGAAAAGCGCGCGATGCTTCATTCGACTTAAAGTCCGACTCAAACTCTTGTAAATCTAACTCAACGGTTTCAGCAATTTCCTTCAGAGCATTAAAATTAGTGCAACTTTTCGTATTTAAAAAAATCTGCTCTTGTACTTTTTGTAAAAAACGCATCCCTGCACGTTTCCCTTGAAGCTCTGCTGCCTTTATCGCAACTGCTGGAAGGGCTGGGTGAGCATAATTATCTTCATCATCCGTCTTGCCCTTCGTCACTTTCGTATTGAGCGCACTAAGTCGCGTGCTAACCACAATACGTAGCGTAAAATACTGATCATACTTCACTTGAAGCTTACGAAGAGTAGGCTGTAAGTCGAAACAATCCGCACATAAAGGATCGATAAAAGCATATAATTCCACAGGCTTCGTCGTTGATTGAACAAATTCTTCAGGCGGGATCTCTACGTTACTCACTCCGTCTCCTCCTCCTGCCGGTTGGTCATATGATGCGCCGTTAAAACTAGTCGCTTATAAAAGAAATCACGGAACGTTCCATCGAGTTCTACCTCATCCATCGCCTCGCTCATACACTCAAGCCACGCTTGGGCACGACTAGGCGTAATAGGGAATGGCTTATGTCTCGCACGCAACATCGGATGTCCGTGCTCTTCCGAATACAAATTAGGTCCACCTAAATACTGCGTCATAAACTGCTTCTGCTTGCGAGCAGTCTCCGTCAAATCATCTGGAAAAATAGGAGATAACAAAGGATGCTTCGCAACCTTGCTATAAAAAGTGTCAATCAGTAGGTGCAAGCGTTCTTCACCAATTTCCTCAAAAGGAATAACAGGTTTTCGGGTCATGCTGATAACTCCTCTTTTTTAGCTGTAATCCCATTCTATCAACGTTCCTGAACGAACTCAAGCCAATCGATTTCCTTGACAAATGCTAAAATGTCAATATCAGTAAGCCCGTTTTGTTTGGCAATGAAAGATCTCCGGGCTCCTCTAGGGTTACATTCTTTCGACAAGTAAAGCGAACACTGGGGACATTTTCCGCCAAGATCCATCGTCTATGACTTAGTCTTACTTTCAAGTATCGTTCCAGTTGCAGACAGCTGTTCGCATTCTGTTAAATAGTATAAACCTATTCTATTTCTATAATAATTAGGAAAAAATAGTTAATTAGTGTTGTTCGTCGTTATCTTGTACCTAGATAGTGTGCTATTTCAGGAGGTTCATGTGCGATACGGTAAGGGGATGTGCGATAAAGGTCAAAAATCTATATTTTGAACAAAATGCGTATGATATTTCTAAAATAAAAAAGAACCACTTGGATGAAGTGGTCCTTATTTTCATGAGGAGCTATATCTAATTATCCTTGAAAATAGCCCATCACTTTTTGTACATATTGCTGTGTCTCTTTAAAGGGTGGAATGCCATTATATTTACGTACATTTCCTGGCCCAGCATTATATGCAGCAAGTGCTGTTTCGACGTTTCCGTCAAATT
The Paenisporosarcina cavernae genome window above contains:
- the mecA gene encoding adaptor protein MecA, producing the protein MDIERINENTVKFYISYIDIEKRGFSRDEIWFNRDKSEELFWEMMDEINDESEFEVEGPLWIQVHALEKGLEVTVTRAGANKEGKNGFIEPDERDSYYSSISEAGGNQKYNDIADLYAELEVDLMEHTFVFREFDDIIPLAKRMEIPSNVSSSFHFFEGKYYLYLELMDEEDEALEAFENLASVVQEYATDSTVTIHRLEEYGKEIISDEVFDHIRNYF
- a CDS encoding competence protein CoiA; this translates as MTAEDHLLSISPEMSKASLIELRKTTIFHCPACLQPVKLKVGNVKIAHFSHTPSATCTSFFSENESPHHLQGKWQFYSFFQSLGYSVTLEHYLPSIQQRPDLLVTRNGRSIAIEVQRSTIPIEHVNERTNGYASIGIETCWILAQSVKVLSNYDHQVVRISLSDFQQSFIHDNTCIVYDVELKTFHYYSSLHYLGGNQFLARHSTLPLRLQTFPFRQVGQCRPETVATLHSKWQARRMIHLQQLMKRNRQGIQHPILRACYQLGVYPTELPNYIGIPIEGAEIIHRHPVEWQLLLYEALSHNSHISIETFFQHTMSQPGTDKVVDVVFQYAEFLLKVVPFRHLPSVAKR
- the pepF gene encoding oligoendopeptidase F; translation: MTTSTKNKLPIRSEVPEELTWKLEDIFPSNDAWEKELTEVSELAEKATQFKGTFASGAEALYDALSYKDDVMERIYRLYTYAHMRYDQDTTNSHYQAMDSRVKSLLVKISTNLSYFTPEILALDESVIEKYVNTHEGLALYKQALSEINEMRPHVLPAEQEAILSQLSLVANASSQTFGMLNNADLTFPTIKDENGEEVELTHGRYTNFLESADPRVREDAFKAMYDTYGNYRNTFASTLSGNVKRDNVNAEIRHYDSARHAAMSENFIPEKVYDNLVGTINKNLHLLHRYVDLRKKVLGLDELHMWDLYTPLVKETKMEIPYDEAKEIMLKSFAPLGEEYVSIAKKGLENRWVDVVENKGKRSGAYSSGAYGTNPYILMNWQDNVNNLFTLAHEFGHSLHSYYSQSNQPFVYSDYSIFVAEVASTCNEALLNDYMLKTLDDEQQRIYLLNYWLEGFRGTVFRQTMFAEFEHIIHQLDQNGEALTADKLTEEYYNLNKKYFGDNMVVDEQIGLEWARIPHFYYNYYVYQYATGYSAAVALSNQILEEGEPAVERYINEFLKAGCSDTPINVLKKAGVDMTSSSPIEEACKVFEEKLTELENLLLK
- a CDS encoding DsbA family protein, encoding MSNVEIPPEEFVQSTTKPVELYAFIDPLCADCFDLQPTLRKLQVKYDQYFTLRIVVSTRLSALNTKVTKGKTDDEDNYAHPALPAVAIKAAELQGKRAGMRFLQKVQEQIFLNTKSCTNFNALKEIAETVELDLQEFESDFKSNEASRAFQCDLYITREMEVTEVPTLVFFNENIEDEGLKVSGTYDFDVYKHILQEMVNEELVEKEPPTLDELFDRYETLSTHEVAAIYGVTPYMAERELKKRTLLQQLERIPQPETTHWRIKKYA
- a CDS encoding globin — translated: MTRKPVIPFEEIGEERLHLLIDTFYSKVAKHPLLSPIFPDDLTETARKQKQFMTQYLGGPNLYSEEHGHPMLRARHKPFPITPSRAQAWLECMSEAMDEVELDGTFRDFFYKRLVLTAHHMTNRQEEETE